From Rhodococcus antarcticus, the proteins below share one genomic window:
- a CDS encoding 4-hydroxy-3-methylbut-2-enyl diphosphate reductase encodes MSVDVSLGMVGRRDDGTSKRVLLAEPRGYCAGVDRAVETVEQALAQHGAPIYVRKEIVHNKHVVQTLREAGVVFVDETDEVPEGSIVVFSAHGVSPAVRASADERGLHSIDATCPLVTKVHQEAKRFARDDFDILLIGHEGHEEVEGTAGEAPDHVQLVDGPESVDRVTVRDENKVIWLSQTTLSVDETMQTVQRLRERFPSLQDPPSDDICYATQNRQVAVKAMAPECDLVVVVGSRNSSNSVRLVEVALGAGARASHLVDHAGEIDEAWLQGVRTVGVTSGASVPELLVRGVLEWLAERGYGEVQPVTTANETLVFALPHELRAPRTAR; translated from the coding sequence ATGTCTGTCGATGTGAGCCTCGGGATGGTCGGACGACGCGACGACGGCACGTCCAAGCGGGTCCTGCTGGCCGAGCCCCGTGGCTACTGCGCCGGCGTGGACCGTGCGGTGGAGACCGTGGAGCAGGCGCTCGCGCAGCACGGGGCGCCGATCTACGTCCGCAAGGAGATCGTCCACAACAAGCACGTGGTGCAGACGCTGCGCGAGGCGGGCGTGGTCTTCGTCGACGAGACCGACGAGGTGCCCGAGGGCTCGATCGTGGTGTTCTCCGCGCACGGCGTGTCGCCGGCGGTGCGGGCCTCGGCCGACGAGCGGGGCCTGCACAGCATCGACGCGACGTGCCCGCTGGTGACCAAGGTGCACCAGGAGGCCAAGCGGTTCGCCCGGGACGACTTCGACATCCTGCTCATCGGCCACGAGGGTCACGAGGAGGTGGAGGGCACTGCGGGCGAGGCGCCGGACCACGTCCAGCTCGTCGACGGGCCGGAGTCGGTGGACCGGGTGACCGTGCGCGACGAGAACAAGGTGATCTGGCTCTCGCAGACCACTCTCAGCGTCGACGAGACGATGCAGACCGTGCAGCGGCTGCGGGAGCGCTTCCCCAGCCTGCAGGACCCGCCCAGCGACGACATCTGCTACGCCACGCAGAACCGCCAGGTCGCGGTGAAGGCCATGGCGCCGGAGTGCGACCTCGTCGTCGTGGTGGGCTCGCGCAACTCCTCGAACTCGGTGCGCCTGGTCGAGGTGGCCCTCGGTGCCGGCGCACGCGCGAGCCACCTCGTGGACCACGCCGGGGAGATCGACGAGGCGTGGCTGCAGGGGGTGCGCACCGTGGGGGTGACCTCGGGTGCGTCGGTGCCGGAGCTGCTCGTGCGCGGGGTGCTCGAGTGGCTCGCCGAGCGCGGCTACGGGGAGGTCCAGCCCGTCACCACCGCCAACGAGACCCTGGTGTTCGCCCTGCCCCACGAGCTGAGGGCACCCCGCACCGCTCGGTGA